A portion of the Fulvia fulva chromosome 1, complete sequence genome contains these proteins:
- a CDS encoding ER-derived vesicles protein ERV14 translates to MSGEAWLFLLAVLLNAVNLFLQVFFTIMYSDLECDYINPIDLCNRLNMYIVPEAGVHAFLTVLFLINGYWLPLLLNLPLVAWNAKKIFENQHLLDATEIFRKLNVHKKESFIKLGFHLLMFFFYLYSMIVALIRDESR, encoded by the exons ATGTCAGGCGAGGCGTG GCTGTTCCTGCTCGCCGTCCTTCTCAATGCCGTCAACCTCTTCCTGCAAGTCTTCTTCACCATCATGTACTCCGACCTCGAATGCGACTACATCAACCCGATCGACCTCTGCAACCGCCTCAACATGTACATTGTCCCAGAAGCTGGCGTCCACGCATTCTTGACTGTCCTGTTCTTGATCAATGGCTATTGGTTGCCGTTGCTCTTGAACCTGCCCCTTGTTGCTTGGAACGCGAAGAA GATCTTCGAGAACCAGCACCTGCTGGACGCTACCGAGATCTTCCGCAAGCTGAACGTACACAAGAAGGAGTCCTTCATCAAGCTTGGTTTCCACCTGCTGATGTTCTTCTTCTACCTCTACTCGATGATCGTGGCTCTAATCAGGGATGAAAGTCGGTAA
- a CDS encoding Methionine aminopeptidase 1 produces MDQAPAKEIIVEKKRACEGADCDNDAGALQCPTCQKLGKEAFFCSQDCFKRNWSTHKAQHKAQNSMLSKVIPPKVVSLPDADGHFNPFPSYPFTGTLRPVYPLSPRRTVPDRIRHPDYAHNGIPKSEQVFVGRNKIKVLTKQEQEGMRKVCRLAREVLDIAARAAKPGVTTDQIDKIVHDACMERDSYPSPLNYCHFPKSVCTSPNEVICHGIPDHRPLKDGDILNIDVTLYHGGFHGDLNETYYIGDSAAKDPDNIRVVEASRDCLDEAIKLVKPGALFRDYGNTIEKVAKSRKCQVVKTYCGHGINQLFHCAPNVPHYAKNKAIGEAKPGMCFTIEPMITIGSYKDKTWPDDWTSVTSDGSKTAQFEHTLLVTENGVEILTARLEDSPGGKEPMPEGFMADGKAIEANGEAKTNGTNGTTA; encoded by the exons ATGGACCAGGCGCCAGCGAAAGAGATCATAGTCGAGAAGAAGCGGGCGTGTGAGGGTGCCGACTGCGACAACGATGCGGGAGCTCTACAATGTCCTACATGCCAAAAGCTAGGGAAGGAGGCCTTCTTCTGCAGTCAGGATTGCTTCAAGAGAAATTGG AGTACACATAAGGCCCAACACAAGGCGCAGAACAGTATGCTATCCAAAGTCATTCCACCAAAGGTCGTGTCCTTACCAGACGCAGATGGACACTTCAACCCTTTCCCTTCGTATCCTTTCACGGGCACTCTGAGACCCGTGTACCCGCTGTCACCACGTCGTACTGTGCCGGACCGGATACGGCATCCTGACTACGCACACAATGGCATTCCGAAGAGCGAGCAG GTATTCGTCGGTCGCAACAAGATCAAGGTTCTCACCAAGCAAGAACAAGAAGGCATGAGAAAAGTGTGTCGGCTGGCTCGCGAAGTGCTCGATATCGCGGCGCGTGCCGCAAAGCCTGGAGTCACCACCGACCAGATCGACAAGATTGTGCACGATGCGTGCATGGAGCGCGAT TCCTACCCATCACCGCTGAACTACTGCCACTTCCCGAAGTCGGTCTGCACAAGTCCTAACGAGGTCATCTGCCACGGCATTCCTGATCACCGGCCACTGAAAGACGGCGACATCCTCAACATTGACGTGACTCTGTATCATGGCGGTTTCCACGGCGATTTGAACGAGACCTACTACATTGGCGATTCAGCTGCCAAGGATCCCGATAATATTCGTGTCGTCGAGGCTTCCCGAGACTGCCTAGACGAAGCCATCAAACTGGTCAAGCCTGGTGCTCTGTTCAGAGACTACGGCAATACGATTGAGAAGGTCGCCAAGTCGCGGAAGTGCCAGGTGGTGAAGACATATTGCGGCCACGGCATCAACCAACTTTTCCATTGTGCACCCAATGTACCGCATTACGCAAAGAACAAGGCGATTGGCGAGGCTAAGCCCGGCATGTGCTTCACGATCGAGCCCATGATCACAATTGGATCTTACAAAGACAAGACATGGCCCGATGACTGGACATCAGTCACGTCGGACGGCTCGAAGACTGCCCAATTCGAGCACACTCTTCTGGTGACCGAGAACGGAGTCGAGATCTTGACTGCGAGGCTCGAAGATTCtccaggaggcaaagaaCCGATGCCAGAGGGTTTCATGGCCGACGGCAAGGCGATAGAGGCGAATGGAGAGGCGAAAACGAATGGTACAAACGGTACTACGGCATGA